The segment cccataataattaaaaaaacacaaaataaaatgaaagtacAAATAAAACCTAACatggtaaataaattttaattttaagggcAACAAAACCAATCTACTACTGTGATGTGAAAAATAGAATATCAAAAAAGCTTTTAGACGtaagtaaaatattttgttgcttttaaaaataattaagtaattgtcacataaaaaaatatgaccgattaattttaaaataatcaatgcaTCTCGTAAAATGATCTAATTATCTCTAATAAACAGTTTAGTTTTtgtagaaatataaaataataattttactattttaatctGCAATGAATTTTTAccgtgttttgttttttccgcTGGTTTTAGGTTTATGTTAATTTTCTACCTGGGCTTCATACACATGTGGCCTCAAAGTAAAAAACACactaatatttcaagaagtttCCTTGATCGACAGAAGCAGTGCCGAGGAGGCGAGGGAACAGTTAGCTAACGCCAATGGACGAGAGGCGATGGAGAAGACATGGGAGGGGACAAGCACAAACTTCGTTACTTCCTTTACGGACACCAACACGACCATCTCGTACTACTTTATCCAACACAGTATCTTGCTGCTACTGCGATTACAAAATTTCTGCCTTAAATACCTCTCTCTATCATTTTGGACGGAAACAAGCCAAGTTCTTAAAGATTTGGTTTTCAATCGGCGTCGGCTTTAGCCTAACTGCACTCCTTGGAGTCACTTTGGTATTATACTATTAAACGCGATAATCCTCAATTCTTTAATCACTCTTAACCTGCAACATGatcatcccttttcttttcttctctttttgtgaTGATGGGAATTGGCAGATTCTTGTGTGGGAATTAGGAAACATTTTGCACCTATTTCACGGAAGCAGCGATCTTTCGAGTTCTTTACTATTTGGGTTTTCTCCTCAGGTTAGCTAGTAGCAACTGGTTTTtgtttcacacacacacacacacacacatatattgaGAGTCGTAGCTACTTTACTTGAATGCAGGTGTATGGTTCGAGATTATCTGTTGCGGATGCTGGATATTTGTTGCTTTCTACTTTGATTTCTGTATCAGTCCACGAGTTCGGGCATTCCATCGCGGCTGCAAGGTCACTTTTCTCTGTTTTATTGTTCTCTAATCAGTCTCACACTCTCATTGAAAGTTAAAATAGATCCCAATGAAGCCTCTGTAACCACCAAAAGTTAGCAAATAAAGcagaaaaataatatctacATGTTTGAACCGGCCAAGTATCCAGTCTTGGAATCAGAACCCAAATGTTTCTTGTTATTTGCACATGTGGCTGATTAATAAAGGATAGTGAAAGTGGATAAATTTGTGAATCTcaaattttagatttgaataTGGAGAAGGCTAGATTCTCATGCTTGGTACTGTAGGCACCTTTTCATCCGGAAGCAGTGAGGGCATACCGACGGAGTACATTGCTATTTTCCTTGCAGTTCTGTTTCCTGGGGCTCTGGTTGCTTTGAATTATGAGTTGCTTGAGGAGCTACAACCATTTACTGCACTTCGTGTGTACTGTGCTGGTGTTTGGCATAACGCTGTGGTATGCTTACTTTGTATCATgattatcatatttatttttatatgcaaTTATCTGGGTATAGTATTGTTCATCGAGACATTGATTAGCAAGATTtcataacctttttttaatttaatttaacaactGTTTTTTTCATGCTATATCTAATTGACACATATAAAATGGTTTCATAACTTAAAAATCGCTGTAGTGTTGTGCAGTTTGTGCACTGGTGTTATTCCTCCTGCCCTTGATCTTGTCTCCCTTTTACATACATGGTGAAAGCCCCATGGTATGATACAGACATCTTTACTGGTTTACATTATATACGATGGTGTGTATGCACACGCAATTTTCCCTTCCCACTTATAGCATTTGTACTGATTACTTGGAATAGGTTTTGGATGTTCCTTCTACCTCTCCTTTGTCTGGCTATCTGTCTCCTGGGGATGCAATTGTATCTTTGGATGGAAAACGCATCCATAATGATCAGGAATGGATGAAGACCACTGCTTTAATAGATGAACGGACACTTCAAAGTTCAAATCTTTCAAAAAGTTTTGAAGGTCTTGTGATAGTTCATCAAATGAAGGGTTACTGTGTTCCTACTTCTGTGATAGAAGAAAGCAATGAGATGCTTTTCATTGAAAATCAATCTGCCTGTCCTGATGACCTTACTGAATTTGTAGCTGTTCAATGCTTCAATTCAAGCAAATCAGATAATGTCAATATTGAAGATGGTATAAGCCAAAGACAGAGGAGGCACTGCTTGAATGCTAAGGATGTTGTCAAGCTTAATAAATGCGGTGATGGTTGGGTTACAGAGATAACCAAAGGAAGTAGTTGCTTGTGTTCACAGGTACACATTAGACATTTTCCAGCATTACCTGAATCAAAACCCTTTGAGGTCAATCATTGATGTCATAATATCTATAGCTGGATTTTCTTATTGGTTTAACTTATTTTCTTAATGGCCACTGTGTGGTATGAAATTGCACAATGTCATTGCCTTTGTTTATCATGTTAGTTTGAAAGAAGATGTAGTAGTTTAATTTTAACTGCAACTGCGTTCATTTTGGCATTGCCTTTAGGAGGAGTACTGCTTAAACCCTGTTCCACTTCCAGGGTCAATATGGGTTGAGATCACCTTTGCAAGCCCTTATTCTCCAGAATGCCTGCAACTTGGAAGAAATTCATTTCCAGCTTCTGGAGCTTCATACTTTTCAGAGCATAAATGTGGTGggacttttgtttttgttggtgaTCTGATCTCGATGGCACATTCAGTTAGGTTAACAGCATATCAACCTCGTTGGGGATTTTCTTTCAGTGCACATCTTCCTAACATTCTGGAAAAGAGCTTAATGTACACATTCCACGTCTCTCTTACCTTAGCCCTCCTCAACAGTTTGCCGGTAATTTCTTgccattttaaattttgtttcaagTGCTTAAGCTCAGTAGCTTACGTGTGTACCAGAAGGGTTGGTTAGGTGGCCCATTATGCCTTGATGCATGTGAATATAAATAAGATATCCATATGTACAAGTATGGAAAGTTAATTTGAGGTCATTTGATTCACATACCAACCATCCACAACCTTAAAGTCTGTAGAGCTGAGTTACTTTATCTAAAAGAAACTTTTATGCTATCCAATAATTTCAATTTGACAAGTGACTACATAAGCTTTTCTAAGggataaaatctaaggtttgTGGACCTACTGCAACTTGTCTTTGATCCTCAATGTGTATAGCAGCGATGTTCTGCTTTGCATAAGTAACACCTAATGACATAGAAGGGGATGAATTAGAAGAAGCATGGGAGGAGGGCAGGTATCAGTGGGATGCATTGCAAGTGACATGTGAGGGAGGAACAGGCATTAGGCGGCATGCATGTGCCTAGAGATGTGGAACTTGCAAAGAGAGAGTAAGGGTATATAGTGTGAGGGGATTCtgaaagagtttttttattgatgttataGTTTTTCATGTCCATATGTGTTCTGATTAGAAAACATGCCCTGCATAATTGACCAGAAGATAACAAAAACTTAGGGGAATTTGGTTTCAGCTCTTTCATATATATTCAAGTGTTAAGTTACAATCTGATATACTTGACACAAGAGATAAATACAAGTAGGGAGCTATTTATCTTTACCCACAACACTAACTGTGATAGGGATTATCTTTAGTTAGACTTCTGTTATCAGTATCTTTTGCATGCTTAGCGGCTTCTGCTTCCCCTTTGCTAAGTACATCTGCTTGCTGTCCTAATATGCATATAAGAGCTTTACACAATAAAACTACTTGGTCTAACCAAGTTGGCAATGAGTCTACTCAAGTAACTCAACTAATAAAAACTTCCATGCATTACTTGCTTCTTCTGCCACATCCCACTAATTCATTCTTCAACTCTACCTCAATGCCTCAACTTCCCATGTAGAGTAAGAACCTGCTATATGTACTAAACCATGTGGTGTCCTATAGTTTGAGTGTTGAGAAGAGTGATGGAATTTTGAAATGCAATTATACGCATTGTTGCTGAAGGCAATTACTTGACAAAATGCTTCTAATAGGTTTTGTGTATGCGAGATGTTATCATGATTATCTTTAGGAAGTGGGATTTGGAGACTATTCTGATGAAAAGACTTCTTGGTGCTCATAAAGTTTTCAGtattaaaacatattattgtAGGTATACTTTTTGGATGGAGAATCAATTTTGGAGGTAGCTCTCTGCCACTTCACATCATTGAGCCCAAGGAAAAGGGCAAAAGTTATGCGAGCCTGTCTTTTAGGAGGGACTCTTATTTCCACCCTATCCTTTATGAGGATCTTCTTCATCAATTTTTGGTAATTAACAGGTAAGCAGTACtaatgttgtttttcaaagaatGCTTGTGATTATTTGTTGGCCTTCATGATTTTTGAACTGCCATTACAAGGTTTAGGAGGTTACAAGCTTGAGTTATCCTATATATGGAGAATATCTGCCACCCCCTTGGGGCAATGTTTGGCTTTGTAGAAATATAGTTGTAACAGACTCTTGTTATAAACATAAGTTCATAGTTTAGATGTTCTTGTCAATGCACACTTTCCTTTCAGCTGAAACATCAATGTTTTTCGTGTATAAAATTATTCCCGTCTACTCTAGAAACAAGGGAAACAGACCAAACAGCAACCTTTGGCTCTGGTTGATTTTGGCCGTTGCCTGACTGCTATCCAAATTTACAGAGCAAATGTGTAAATAggttttagttattttgaagTGATAGCGGTTAGCCAGTTAAGAGTAAGCTTTTAGTTTTCAGTAAACTTGAACAAATAAGATATTCATAGGAGTGTAAACGACATTGATAAACCCAACTAAAATAGCCCTTTTCATGGTGGTACTGTTGCATGCAGGTCATCTAAGCTCGCGGGTCAGAATCCATGGAGAGCatactctgaaaatataaaagaacccTCTGGCCACAAGTGTTGGATGCTACGCATCCAAATCAATTTCTCTTGCTGCTTAATCACACCCATTTCTTCCATTCTAGAAGGAAACACGAAGGTTGGCGCTGTTATCATTGATTTTTGCTGGATATGGGGTTAGCTTGTGAGCTAGAGCGAAGATAGAAATAGGGATCTGTTGACATTCTATATTGCATAGCGGGGATATATGAAAAATGACTATGATCTGGCTTATCACTGTGCCGCTCTGAACACTCCTTTACAGCAAGAAGAGAACAGAAAATATGATTCAACACTGATGAATATTCAATAGGATGTTCTTGTAAGGTTTGTTAATAGCATCCctgttttcttatattttctgaGTGGGATTTTGAAAAATGTTCTATTGATTTTGATGCATGATATGTAGTATCTATAACTTGGATTTTTACCACATGAGATAATACTGCTGTGTGTCCAGAAGGGTGATGGAATCATACTGGCTGCGTGCTTGACCATGGACATCTGCCTAAAAGAAATCCTGTTTCGTATAATAGTACTGTTAAAAGTGGACCGTGGCATTGGAGACAAAGCTACACGTCGTAGGGAGGCTGAGCTCGGCCCATGTTAACTCCTAGGACGACAATAATTCCAATTCCGCTACTTAAGCCTGTGGGCCTTTGATGAAGAAAGATTATATGCCCTAAAAACTCGAAGGCCTTGTTTCTCAAGTCCACCCAGCCCTGAAGGAACCAATACCATCAAGCGATGAGTTGACCTTGGTGTGGTGAGGGCTCCCTCAGTCTTTGGTGGACATTAGTCTCAGATATTTCTGCGCGTCCTATGATAAGGGTATGTTCAAGCCGCCTCCTACTACTGCTACTGCTATATTATACACTCAAggttaaaatagtattttcacACTTTAGTGCATAGTATTATTGAGGTCAACCAAATTCTTTTATTATACgagaagtaaaaataatattattttgataaaaaaaaataatgaaaaaaaaatcaacgacatgatttttttctagttaattatttgattttttatttgaataaaaaataaaaataaaaataatattattttaataaaaaaaatagcagagaaaaaaatcaacaaattatgGCTTGATGTTCCCTCAAATATTTGTCATCATTGATCAACCTAAGATTTTGATCCTGGCTTGCCAGGTCATTTCTCTCCCTGTTTTTTTGGGACTAAACTTAGATATCAAGTTACAAGATTTACGAGTCGACCTGTTTGGTTAAGTCGGATTttgcaatagttttttttttattttaatttttattttaattttatttttcattattgagATCcttgtgttgttatttttttttaatttatcttctaTAGGATAATCTTATTCTGATGACCTGAGtcataagtttaaaaaattattttaagttagcttcatcattttcttaaaccttttgttttaattattttattttagtttggtttttcaACATCTGATTTATCttgaatcatatatatatatatatatatatatttttttttatgtaaggtTGTTCTGATTTCATGTTCTTGGTTGTGAATTTGATGGGTAATCAAGTTTGACAcggctttttttcttctaatattttaatatttttttataattttgacaattgattattttttcaatttgttttcagttattttttatttattagttttatccTATGTAGTCAATATCCAATGATTGAAAtcccaatcttttttttacttttataaatcAACTGAGTTTTTTTAAACCGACTAACTCAATGATctgaatcttaaattttttaaattgttttaaaaacgaTCGCTtcaccttagtttttttttttttctcccgtGGCGTAGCGTGAGCAAAAATATCTAGTTGAAATAATTTTGGGTAACTGAGGAAAATTTCCTCCATATTGTCTATTCTTTTCATGCTTTGACTTTCGGGCTGTGCATGCGTATACTTGGTGCCGGTCTGGGCTAGATGGTTGAATATCCAATATATGGACTCGACGCAAGGATCCACGTTAGAAAACTGAACTTCCAGATGCCCACTGTTTTTGACCTTTGTGGACCAAGTCATGCTTCCTAGGGTACGACTTTTTAAATATCTGGGAGCCAGATTCTtggttgaaaatcaaatttgactACAATTCTGCACCTGATTGGTATCTAGCAAAAGGACTAACATGCATGAGAGTCGATTAAGAAACTTGAAAAGTCTAGCGAGATAATTAACTTGTAACATGCAATGACTAGATTTGTTTTTCTAGAACATGAAGATCTCCTAGAGAATCGCCTTATCCACCGCACAAAGCATCTCTATACTTTCCCAGCTTCCTTAAAATATTAATGCATCTCGAGATCTTGACTCCTCACATCGCCCCAAGCAGCAAGAATACAAGGCTCCTGGTGTTTCGAACTATTTGCGTTTGCCCGTTACAGGAAAATCAAAGCGTGAAAAATTGTGCACCATAAATTTCTGCATTGTACGTTCTAAATAATTTGCGCCACAGTATTCCTTCCCGTGAAGGTGACCACATACCTTGATGTCGGCGGACATATCCAGAATtctctttccatcctttttccttttcaggAAATTATCCCTGTTGGTCTTTGTCgtttatattttctctctacATGAAGGATTGTAGATTCTTCAAAAATCAGGAAGGCATGTGCTCCTCTCCGTTCAAACCATGTCGGCCCTCAATGGTGAGGAAGGGTCCTTTTCAGCAATCAGAAAGTGAAAGGCCCGGTATCTGGATAAGATACTTCCACTTGCAGCGCTCTCTGTATGCATGTGAAAGCCCTTTGAATCTATGCAAAAGTTTTTGCCCCGCGGATTAATATTTAATGTATATTCTATCTCTCAACGAACagaattcttcaaaaaaatttacacCTAATCCTAACTGCCGACTCCAGATCGAGCGTTGATTGGAAGTGTCTTTCAACGTTtgtaaaaacttaaatattttataataggGTTATCGGATTTGGTGTAGGACCCCGCCTGATAATACTTCTTGCATTAGGGTTCTCGATCTAAACAAATATTTACTAATTAATGACCGCAAAACAACACTTTGACTGAATGACATTGTTGTCCCATGAAGTATAGAGAGTTACAGAATCCTTAACCATTAACGGTGCTAATTACATTGAACGGCCAGTGGTCCTATATTGCCACAAGAGGGGCCTCAGTATATCTCTTAAAGACCAATTACACGAAGAGACGTGAGTTTGGGTCTATTTCCAGTTTGAAGATAGGTATTGATGTTtccttttaattcttttctgTTCTTGTTATATCGACAACTTGGAAGCAAAGCAGAAACAAATGTCAATTTGGGATTCGGATCCTTGTCCGATACTGAAATTTGTTGTAGCGACACAATTATGCTGTGGCAATTGACAGGAATATAATTATAAACGATCTTCCCTTTAACTTGATTGTATGGTGTTTGGCTACAAGAGATGATTTTGTTGGGGCTCGTGCAGTGGAGTGCCATGTAAAAGGGAAAGAGCAAAACAGTACGCAGGTGATGAGTGATGGGTGAGGGTCCCTTGTGTTTTATAATGCCATTAATTTGTTCACACTTAACTGCCATAACTACCGGGAGGGGGAGGGGTTTTCGTCACATGGAAAACTGGGCTTTCACTTTCTTTGCTGGCCCTCTCGTCTTCTCTCCGTTTGTCTTCCAGGCGCGCATGCATGAGGGCAGCCCCAACAAAATCATACTCTCCGTATACAGGATCAGTTGCTTCCTTCTTGAAATGCCTGAAAATAATGAGGGGAAACTGGAGATTGAttcgttttgttttgttttattttattt is part of the Populus nigra chromosome 8, ddPopNigr1.1, whole genome shotgun sequence genome and harbors:
- the LOC133702282 gene encoding membrane-bound transcription factor site-2 protease homolog, which translates into the protein MDERRWRRHGRGQAQTSLLPLRTPTRPSRTTLSNTVSCCYCDYKISALNTSLYHFGRKQAKFLKIWFSIGVGFSLTALLGVTLILVWELGNILHLFHGSSDLSSSLLFGFSPQVYGSRLSVADAGYLLLSTLISVSVHEFGHSIAAASEGIPTEYIAIFLAVLFPGALVALNYELLEELQPFTALRVYCAGVWHNAVCCAVCALVLFLLPLILSPFYIHGESPMVLDVPSTSPLSGYLSPGDAIVSLDGKRIHNDQEWMKTTALIDERTLQSSNLSKSFEGLVIVHQMKGYCVPTSVIEESNEMLFIENQSACPDDLTEFVAVQCFNSSKSDNVNIEDGISQRQRRHCLNAKDVVKLNKCGDGWVTEITKGSSCLCSQEEYCLNPVPLPGSIWVEITFASPYSPECLQLGRNSFPASGASYFSEHKCGGTFVFVGDLISMAHSVRLTAYQPRWGFSFSAHLPNILEKSLMYTFHVSLTLALLNSLPVYFLDGESILEVALCHFTSLSPRKRAKVMRACLLGGTLISTLSFMRIFFINFW